CCGTTGACCCAGGCGCTTTTCCGGATGCCGAAGCCGGTGATCGCCGCGGTGAACGGCACGGCGGCGGGCGCGGGCGCCTCGCTGAGCTACGCGTGCGATCTGCGCATCGCGGCACGCTCGGCGAAGTTCCTGCTGGCCTTCGCCAACGTCGGCCTGGCCGCGGACTCGGGCGCGTCCTGGACGCTGCCGAGACTGATCGGCTACGGGCGGGCCATGGAGCTGATGCTGCTGGCGCAGCCGGTCGGCGCGGAGGAGGCGCTGCGGATCGGCATGGTCACCCGCGTCGTCGACGACGGCGAAGTCCTTGCGGAGGCCCAGAAACTGGCCGCGCGGATGGCCGCGGGACCGACCACGGCCTACGCCAGGATCAAGCAGGAGATGCTGACCGCCGCGAGCGCGGACCTCACCGAGGCGCTGGCCGAGGAAGCCGCCGCCCAGGCCGCCACCGGGCAGACCGCCGATCACCGCGAGGCCGTCGAGGCCTTCGTGGACAAGCGCGAAGCCCGCTTCACCGGCCTCTGAGTCCCCGGTCTCGAAGACACCTCCACGGCGGCGGTTCAGGCGCGCCAGCAGGTGGCCACGTGGTCGTTGACCATGCCGGTGGCCTGCATCAGCGCATAGCACGTCGTCGGGCCGACGAACCTGAAGCCGCGGCGCTTCAGCTCCTTCGCCATCGCCTTGGACTCGGCCGTCACCGCGGGCACATCGGCCAAAGTGGACGGTCGCGGCGAGGACCGCGGGGCGAAGGACCAGAGCAGCTCGTCCAGCGGCACGTCGAGCCCGGCGACGGCGCGCGCGTTGGCGATCGTGGCGTCGATCTTGGCTCTGTTGCGCACGATTCCCGCGTCGGCGAGCAGGCGCGCCACGTCGTCGTCACCGAACTCCGCCACCACGGCGGGGTCGAACCCGGCGAAGGCGGCGCGGAAGTTCTCCCGCTTGCGCAGGATCACCAACCACGACAGCCCGGACTGGAACGCCTCCAGGCTGACCCGCTCGAACAGTTCGCGTTCCCCGCGGAGCGGAACACCCCATTCCGTGTCGTGGTAGTCGATGTACTCCGGCGCCGAGGTGACCCAGCCGCAGCGCGTCCGGACTTCGATGGCATTCACGCGTACTCCTCGCAGAACTCGGCGAACCGGTTCAAGGAGTACCGCACACCACCGACAAAGAAGGGCCGCACGAACGGCCAGCCGAGTGCGCCCACCACGCCGAGGGGCAGGTACAGGTCCTCGCCCCAGACGAACCGGGACCGCCCCGGACCGTCCGGCCGCACCGCGAAGACGCCTGGTCCGCGTACCGGCCAGCCGGTGTGCAGGACCTGGCAGCGGTGCGGCGGATCCCACACCGTGATCTCCATGTGGTCGGTGAAGCCGACGCCGGCCTTGCCCGTGAACGCGGCGAGCGTGGAGCCGACGCTGCGGCCGTCTCCCTTGGTCACGCGCACGGTGGTGCCGAGCATCCACTCGTGCTGCCGGTCCCAGTCGGTCGCCGCGGCCCAGACCGTCTCCACCGGTGCGGCGACGGCGACCTGGTGGACGAGTCTGGTCATGATCGGACGTCTTCGGTGGACTCGGCCAACTGCTGTTCCAGTTCGTCCACCCGCGCCCGGAGCGCGTCGATCTCCCCGGCCACGCGGTCGAGCACCCAGTCCACCTCGGACATCTTGTAGCCGCGCACGGACTGCTGGAAGCGCAACGCGCGCAGGTCGTCGCCGCGCGCACCCGACGCGGGCAGTTGGGTCGGCGACGCGCCAGGGGGCAGCGGGGCCAGTTCCTCGCCTCGACCGAAG
The window above is part of the Allokutzneria albata genome. Proteins encoded here:
- a CDS encoding enoyl-CoA hydratase-related protein, translated to MDRENNHDAELLVGDSDGVRTLTLNRPDAFNSLTVALKEQLLAALHDAAGDPAVRALVLTGAGRAFCAGQDLKEHVRLLSSGDPAPLSTVEKHYNPLTQALFRMPKPVIAAVNGTAAGAGASLSYACDLRIAARSAKFLLAFANVGLAADSGASWTLPRLIGYGRAMELMLLAQPVGAEEALRIGMVTRVVDDGEVLAEAQKLAARMAAGPTTAYARIKQEMLTAASADLTEALAEEAAAQAATGQTADHREAVEAFVDKREARFTGL
- a CDS encoding DNA-3-methyladenine glycosylase I, with translation MEVRTRCGWVTSAPEYIDYHDTEWGVPLRGERELFERVSLEAFQSGLSWLVILRKRENFRAAFAGFDPAVVAEFGDDDVARLLADAGIVRNRAKIDATIANARAVAGLDVPLDELLWSFAPRSSPRPSTLADVPAVTAESKAMAKELKRRGFRFVGPTTCYALMQATGMVNDHVATCWRA
- a CDS encoding SRPBCC family protein; this translates as MTRLVHQVAVAAPVETVWAAATDWDRQHEWMLGTTVRVTKGDGRSVGSTLAAFTGKAGVGFTDHMEITVWDPPHRCQVLHTGWPVRGPGVFAVRPDGPGRSRFVWGEDLYLPLGVVGALGWPFVRPFFVGGVRYSLNRFAEFCEEYA
- a CDS encoding DivIVA domain-containing protein, with the translated sequence MTTALIYLLIMILVAAVVFLLASLVFGRGEELAPLPPGASPTQLPASGARGDDLRALRFQQSVRGYKMSEVDWVLDRVAGEIDALRARVDELEQQLAESTEDVRS